TGCCAGCGCCCAGCCATCGGGGACGGACACGCCCAGCACCCGGCGCGCGAGTGCGGCGCCGATGCGTAACGCGGTGCATCCTCCGACGTCGCGCGCGCGCTGCCACACCGCCGCGGCATCAAACGTCGCCCGCTGCAGGAACGTGGCGAACGCCACTAGCGACTCGAGCTCTTCCCAGTGGTGACGCGTGGCGTGCAAGGCCAACAAGAGTACCTGATCGGCGTCACAGGGCGCCAAGACCTCCGTGTTGCCAATGCGTGTGCGAATCGCGCGGGCGCAGACCTCGGCCACCGGTGGACTCCACGGCACACGCTCGGACGCGAAGCGCCAGTGCAGCTCAACAAACGGCTCGTCTGCCGAGGGCCACGCCATCGCCGCGTGCCCCTGCGCGGCGAACACGACGGCTTCCTGCGCCGGCGACATGCCGCTGCGCGAGCGCAGCCCGGCGCTCACCAGCGCGCGCCGCGCCGCTCGAAACTCGGACGGCGCCACAACAAAATCAAGATCCACACAGGTCCGCGCGCCTGAATCGCCGTACGCGGCAAGCGCGAGCGCGGGGCCTTTGTACGCGAGCGCATCGACCCCCGCCTTCGCAAACGCCGCCGCCACGCGCGCGAGCGCCCCGGTGGCGCGAAGCGCCTCTACCGCATTGTCGCGGCGCGCCAGACGCCACGCCGCTGTTGCGTCCGCCGGAATCAATGCGGCCGGAAGCCGATCGAGACGCGACCCCACCAGCGCAACCATGCGATGGGTGTGCGCCAGCTGCAACACCTCGAACCAATCCGTCACGCATCCGGCCGCCTGTTCAAACGCTCGCACCGAACCCACACCCACCTGTAGGCGACCGGCCGCCACCAGTAACGCAAAAGCGGGTGGCTCGTGCGGAGCGATCCGGCTCTCGATGGCCATCACCTCAGCCTTCGTTGGACTTGCCGTCTGCGCCGCGTGCGCGGCTTCACGGATGCGAGCACTAGGCACGACTCGCTCCGAGCACGACGTCGACGAGGGTCGACAGGCGCGCCATGTCCGCGTGCGGCGTCACACGACGCAGCGGCACCCGTTCGGTGACGCGCGCGATCATGGTGAGTTCCGCTGCTCGCATGTCGCCGTCGAGCAGGTAGTTCGCCGAGGTTTCAGAGACGAGATCCAGCAACGCCTCCGCGCCGCGCGCCGGCTCGACATACGGCGCCCGCTCGTCCGTCGACCGCGGCATGAGCAAAAATATGCCGCCCAACGGCAATGGCTCTCCCGACAATCCGGCGCCGAATTCGTCGAGTGGAAACGCAAGCTTTGGCCACCCCGGCGCCAAGGCGGTGAGGCGCGCGTCATCACCCACGAGCGCATGCGCCGACTCCGGCCAGAGCCGCAAGTGCGCATACGCCGGGGACGCCATCGCGATGCCACCCGTCAGGCGCAACGCCAGCACATCGTCCGTCATCACGGAATGGCCGCGCAAAGCAAATGCGGCGGCGGTGGTGCTCTTCCCTGCCCCCGGCGCCCCGCAGAACGCGAAAACCTGCCGGTCGATCACCACGGCACTGGCATGCAACGAGAGCACGCCGAGCCGACGCAGCACATAGCCGAGCACCGGTCCGAGCAAGTAGACCGTGGTGTCGGCGAGCGTCATGGTGGTCGGCCACACCGCCCAAACTTCGCGGCCGTCGGCACGCACATAAAACGTGGTGC
This portion of the Gemmatimonadota bacterium genome encodes:
- a CDS encoding nucleotidyltransferase family protein; the protein is MPSARIREAAHAAQTASPTKAEVMAIESRIAPHEPPAFALLVAAGRLQVGVGSVRAFEQAAGCVTDWFEVLQLAHTHRMVALVGSRLDRLPAALIPADATAAWRLARRDNAVEALRATGALARVAAAFAKAGVDALAYKGPALALAAYGDSGARTCVDLDFVVAPSEFRAARRALVSAGLRSRSGMSPAQEAVVFAAQGHAAMAWPSADEPFVELHWRFASERVPWSPPVAEVCARAIRTRIGNTEVLAPCDADQVLLLALHATRHHWEELESLVAFATFLQRATFDAAAVWQRARDVGGCTALRIGAALARRVLGVSVPDGWALAPQAELQVYALALTVLEHWHRNGAWTEQEESAFEQACLERRRDRLRRGLVRTLYPSMREWEMMRLPALLAPLYLLLRWARLAWRMVPRSVASWRRLIG